CGAGTGTTTTCATGTAAGTGGAGATTATGACTACATCTTAAAAATTTACGTAAAAAACATGGATGAATACAGAAATTTTATGGTTACAAAACTCACTGCTATAAAATATATTGGCAGTACTCATAGTATTTTTAGTATTGAACAAGTTAAAAATACAACAGTTATTAATTTATAAAAAAACCTCAAATTAAAAATTTGAGGCTTTATATATTTAGCTTTTTATTAAAACTATTTTCTCTGTTTGTTTATCAACTATTTTACCATAAAAATCTTTTAGAAAAGAATAATATTGAGGTGGAATTATAGACATATTAAATTCTAAACTAGATATTGTTTTAATTTTATTTCCATTGTGTGTAACTTGATATTTAAAAACACCTAAGTTATCTGGCAAAGCAATAGCTAAAGACTCTGGAAGACTTTCTACTGCATATCCTTTTGGAATTTGTATTGTTATTTTATTTTCATTTTTCCAAGCTGATACAAAATCTATAGGGAATTTTCGTTCATCTAATTTAAAAGGATTTTCACGTTTAGTTAAAAATAAGTTAGGTTCTATATACAATTTATTACCAATTTTTTCTATTAAATCTTCACTCGAAAATTTTACGTTTCTTACTATATCTTTATAAATATCTTCTTGATTTGATATTTTAAATTCTTCGGTTTCTAAATTATTATTTTCTTCATAATTTTTAATAAGCTCTTCCTCTTTGATATGATTATAATTTTTTCTAAAATCTAAAGCATTTAAATTTTCAAATTTTGTTCTTATAAAACCTTCTACCATTAAATCATCAGAAACTTTTACCATCATCATATTTTCTTCAACAGCATGTCTAGACGAAGTTAATTTAACCCAAGATGAATTTCCATCTTTAGTAACCCTTCTTCCATTCCAATTTAAAACTCTTACTGGCAGAATATTTGGTGTACTATATATTTCTGTAGCATCCAAAAGCAATATACCTCCATTAGCCATCTCTACAGATGCGATTACATAGTTAAAACCATCTAAAGTTGGATAAATTGGTACACCATTAGATCTTGTACTTACTAAAACCGGATCTGCATTCAGACCTGCATAACGTAACATAGATGTTAGCATTAAATTAATATCTGCAGCATTACCTGCACCATCTTTATAGGCTTTTTTTAAACCTATGTCTGATGTTTTACCAAAATAACTATTCCATTTTATCTTTGTTTTAACAAATGTAAAAATTTTAGCAATTTTTTCAGCATTGTTAGAAACACCTACAAGTAAAGTTTCTAAATCATCTTTATAGTAATTTGTTTTATCTAACTCATTCCCAAAACCCTCGGATTTATAGATTTGTTTAGAGACGTCTTCCCATGTATTTGAATAGTATTTAGAAAGACCTCCTATTTTGGAAAAATTTGTCGAAGATAATTCAAACTTTACACCTCCTCTATAATTATTAATATTACTCACAAAAGGTTCATTATCTTTTAATGCTGGTATATTTTCTGACTCAAAAAGATAATTTTGAACATCAAACTCTAATTTATCACTACTAAAAGCTGTGGAACTAATCCTTGCCCCAGATCTTTCTCTTGAAGTAATTGTTATTGAACTAGAATTTCTGCTAGATTTTGGTGTAATTGGAAAATAGCCCTTAGTAAGTAATTTAAAAATATAAAATTCTGGTATTGAAACGTTATAGATTATTTTTTTAACTGGTACATCAAACTGAAAATCCAAATCATCAATTTTGTAATAATATGGTGAACTAAGGGTATATTTTATATCTATGACACTACCTTCTTTAACATTAGGCATTGTAATTTTCTTTTGATACCAAAATTTACTTATCTCTTCCTGAAAAACATCATTATTTTGTAATTTATCCTTTTCAATTTTATTTTTCTGCAAGTTAAAGGTGTAAGCTTTTAATGATGATATTTTTTCATCTTCTCCAATTTCAGGATGATAATAAGGTATTATTTGTGTGGCTTTATCAAAACCTTTTTTATTATATATTTTAATTCTTAAAAATACATCAGTAATGATGTCAAAACCATCCTGATTCGAGTTTAAGATATAATATGAGTTTCTTTCTCTATATAAATAAGCAGCATCAGCAGTGGAATCTTGAGGATAAAATTTTTCTTCAATTTCTTCTTTAGAAACTTTACCAAACCTATAATCTTGAGCTACAACAGTTATTTGGCAAATTAATGCCATCAATAAAATTATCTTTTTCATTTTTTAATTATTTTTTAATTAGTGCAATTCTTAAATTTTCTGATTTTGCGATGCTTCTTCTAAAGCTTCTATAATCTTTATAATCTTCTTTAGGATAAACTCCTTCTTTAATAATAATTTCTTTCTTATAAGAAATAGTTTGTTCGTCTATAATCTTAAAATTGATTTTATACGTTCCAAATTTGGTTACTATTTCTTTGTTTTCTGGAGTATAATTTAATTTATAAGTATCTGGAAGATGAATTTCATATTCATCTACATCCTTATAACCAGTGCTAATTTTTAAAGGTAAATTTCTATCTCTATATCTTTTTGGCACTTCGTTTTCTGTATTAAAAATATTTACTCTAAATAGATATTCAGTGTCATTTACAGACGCATAATTTGCAATAGAAACCTCTAAATCTTCTGTAAAAACAATATTTTCTTTATCATTTTTTAAACGATGCTCATTGATTTCTAAATTGTTATTATAACTCCAAGTTCTAGATTTATAATTTTTTATCAACTCTTCATCAGTAAAAGTATCTAAATACGATTTATCATCATATTGCAACCCTTTAGAAACTCTATTTAGAGATGCTATTACATTGCCTTTTGGTGTAAGTTTAATTTTACCAAGGGTTGTTTGCAAGTTTGTTTCATCTTTATAAATAGCCGTTCTTTTAATGATACCACCTTCTGGAGTTACTACTAAAACATCTCTATCATCTGTAAAATCACCTAAAAAACCAAAAGGCATTGTTTGACTTGTGCACTCTAGCCAAATATCTTTTCCTTCATTTGGAATGTTTAAAATAACGTGATTACCTTGAAGTGACGCAAAATCTTTGTCTAAATTTCTCTTTTCACTAGCATAAACAACTGTATAATAAGAGGTAACACCAACTACATCTAATAATGCTTTTGTGTAATTTGTAAGCCCTTTACAATCTCCATAACCAACTTGATCTACTTGGTTTGCTGCAATAGGTTCCCAACCTCCAATACCAACTTGTACACTAATATACCTTGTTTTATTTTGCATAAATTCATACACAATTTTTGCTTTTTCAACAGGACTTTTTGCTTCTTTAACTAAATCTAAAATTTTTATTTTTGTAGCTTCATCTATTACATCTCTACCTTCTAAAAGCGACTTATGCATCCATTGCCCAAATTCTTGCCAATTTGTTGCTTCTCCATAAACACCTTTTAAATAAAATTTATCTAAAGCAACTTTAACAACAGGTAAAATATCTCTAGATGAAATGGTATTATCTTCATAATCGTAAGCCTTTTGATTTTTTATAAGGTATTTTAATTCAGAATCTGTTTCAGTTTTATCAATATTAAAACCCTCAAAATGCGTTTCTTTTTTACGCCAAGGAATTGATTTTGGATTGTTTAACGTGTAAGAACTTTTTTCCACAGAAACATAATACCCATTTATTGGATACCAAGTAGGAATAAAGCCAGTTGTAGAGGTTTTGTATTCGCTTTCTAATACCAATGTATAAGGGTATGAAACTGGTGTATACTCTATATATTTTACTCTAGAATCTGAATATAAGGTTCCACCATCTACTGCACTTACATCTAAGAAATCTCGTTCTTTAAATTTTTTAATTTCGTTTCCAAAGGCATCATAAATAAGCGCAGAAAGTTCTGTTATTTTCGTGTCATCATCATAATGCTGATAAATACCAGCATCTGCATTGCCTAACTTGTTTAAAACAGTAACTATTTTCTTCTCATAAATCACCATTTTATCAAAATCATCGATGGTAATTTCTATGGAACTATTTCTAACCACTGCATTTGCATTTTCTTTTAACTCAGCAGGAATTGTAAAAACAGTTAATTCAGCACTTTGAGAATAGCCTAGAAAAATATTAAAAAATAGAAGTAAGACTAATTTGAGGGGCTTTTTTATAGACATATCTTTTTTATAGAATGCCAAAGTAAAAAAGAAAACCCAAAACTAAAAGCTTTGGGTTTAAAATAATTTAAAATTTATTATTTGTTTGCATGTGATCCATCACAATTTCCATCTGGATCTGATGTATTTCCACATCCACAAGGTCTTGGCATTTTGTACGTTTTCATAATTTGTATAGTCTTATAATTTATAATTATGCTTTCGTTTTTACCTCAAAAGACATTGCAATTAAATCATCGATAAATTTATCTTGTAAATCATCAAAGAAAGATTTTGAACCATATTTAACGTTAAAATCTGCTCTGTTAATATTAAAAGTTTCACTCTTAAAAGTAGTTACACCACCTTCTGTAGTAACCATTGCTGGTATTGTAATGCTTTTAGTAACGTCTTTAATTCTTAAATTTCCTGTTACGTTGTAACCTGTTGCTGTTTTTTCTGCATTTGTAATTACAAATCTAGATGTTGGGTATGTTTCAATATCAAAGAAATCTGCGGCTTTTAAATGGCCTTCTAATTTTCCAGCACCTTCAGTTCCTTCTAAATCTTTATTTGTAATTGTACTCATGTCAATTATAAACTCTCCACCAACTAAATTTCCTTCGTTTATTAATAAACCTCCAGTTTGTAAAGAAACGATTCCATTATGTGCACCAGTTGGTTTTGTTCCTTCCCAATACAAAACAGATGCATCTGTATTTACGTTATCTAACTCACCAACGTTTACGTCTACAACTTTTGCTTCGTCAGTTTTTACTGATTCTTTTTTTTCTCCTTTACAAGCAGTTAATACTGATGCAAATACTACAAGCGATAAAATTATTTTTTTCATTATTAAAGTGTTTTAAAATTTTGTTTTAATTTCTTTGACAAATGTATAACAAATTTATTTTCCTTGGAAACTATTTCCTACTTTTTTAAAATAAAATTTATAACATGAGCTGCTGCTTGCAAACCGAATGCTGCTGGCATAAAACTGATAGTGCCATAATAAGATTTTTTAAAATTAGTACCATCTGTTACTTTTAAACTCTTAGAAATCTGTATTTCTTCAGAATAAACTGCCTTAACTCCTTTATCTACTTTTCGCTCTTTTAAGCGTTTGCGTAAAACTCTAGCCATTGTACAATTTTTAGTTTTGCCAATATCTGCAACTTTAATTTTGGTAGCATCTAACTTACCTCCTGCTCCCATAGACGATATTATTTTTACCTTTTTTCTTCTTGCAGCCACAATTAAGTTTACTTTTGGTGTAATCGAATCGATACAATCCAGAACAAAATCAAATTCTTTTGTTACAATTTCGTAGGCGCTTTCTGGTGATAAAAATTCCTCTATAACTTTTAGCTGAATATCTTTATTGATGTCTTTTAATCTAGCAGCCAAAACTTGCGCTTTCGATTTTCCAATTGTGGAATCTAAAGCTGGTAATTGTCTGTTTTTATTGGTTTCATCAAAAACATCACCATCTACAATAGTCATTTTATGGATGCCTGCTCTAGCAATAAACTCTGCAGCATACGATCCTACTCCACCCAAACCAACCACTAAAATATTGGCTTTTTGTAGTTTTTCAATTCCTTCTTTTTCAACTAATAATTCTGTACGTTCTAACCAACTCATCTTTTAAAAATACGTTTAAAATTTTGTGCTATTTTTTGTTGAAGTGCTGAAACTTCAATATTTTTTATGGTTGCTATCTTTTGATAAATCTCTTGAATGTTTACCTCAGCATCATCTGATTCTAATACAATACTATCTAACGAAATATTTAAAATAACTTCTTGTAATTTTTTATTGTTGATGATAGCAGCACCAACAGATAAAACAAATCCATTTTTAAGAAAACTGTGTGCAACTTGTTCGTTTTTGTTGAATCCATGTAAAATCCATATTTGTTTTGGTTGTAACGATTGTCTGAACTCAATTATTTCTTGAAATGCTCTTACACAGTGAATTATCAAAGGTCTTTTATATTTTTCTGATAAAAGAATTTGCTTTTTGAAAACTAACTTTTGAAGTTCGAAATCTGTTTTTGTAATTTTATCCAAACCACATTCGCCTAATGCAAAACAGTTTTTGTGTTGTAATTTTTCTTCAACAATTAAAAGTTCATTTTCTAAATTTTCTTTGCTGATAAACCAAGGATGAATGCCAATGGAAAA
The DNA window shown above is from Polaribacter sp. Hel_I_88 and carries:
- a CDS encoding DUF3857 domain-containing protein is translated as MKKIILLMALICQITVVAQDYRFGKVSKEEIEEKFYPQDSTADAAYLYRERNSYYILNSNQDGFDIITDVFLRIKIYNKKGFDKATQIIPYYHPEIGEDEKISSLKAYTFNLQKNKIEKDKLQNNDVFQEEISKFWYQKKITMPNVKEGSVIDIKYTLSSPYYYKIDDLDFQFDVPVKKIIYNVSIPEFYIFKLLTKGYFPITPKSSRNSSSITITSRERSGARISSTAFSSDKLEFDVQNYLFESENIPALKDNEPFVSNINNYRGGVKFELSSTNFSKIGGLSKYYSNTWEDVSKQIYKSEGFGNELDKTNYYKDDLETLLVGVSNNAEKIAKIFTFVKTKIKWNSYFGKTSDIGLKKAYKDGAGNAADINLMLTSMLRYAGLNADPVLVSTRSNGVPIYPTLDGFNYVIASVEMANGGILLLDATEIYSTPNILPVRVLNWNGRRVTKDGNSSWVKLTSSRHAVEENMMMVKVSDDLMVEGFIRTKFENLNALDFRKNYNHIKEEELIKNYEENNNLETEEFKISNQEDIYKDIVRNVKFSSEDLIEKIGNKLYIEPNLFLTKRENPFKLDERKFPIDFVSAWKNENKITIQIPKGYAVESLPESLAIALPDNLGVFKYQVTHNGNKIKTISSLEFNMSIIPPQYYSFLKDFYGKIVDKQTEKIVLIKS
- a CDS encoding DUF3857 domain-containing protein; protein product: MSIKKPLKLVLLLFFNIFLGYSQSAELTVFTIPAELKENANAVVRNSSIEITIDDFDKMVIYEKKIVTVLNKLGNADAGIYQHYDDDTKITELSALIYDAFGNEIKKFKERDFLDVSAVDGGTLYSDSRVKYIEYTPVSYPYTLVLESEYKTSTTGFIPTWYPINGYYVSVEKSSYTLNNPKSIPWRKKETHFEGFNIDKTETDSELKYLIKNQKAYDYEDNTISSRDILPVVKVALDKFYLKGVYGEATNWQEFGQWMHKSLLEGRDVIDEATKIKILDLVKEAKSPVEKAKIVYEFMQNKTRYISVQVGIGGWEPIAANQVDQVGYGDCKGLTNYTKALLDVVGVTSYYTVVYASEKRNLDKDFASLQGNHVILNIPNEGKDIWLECTSQTMPFGFLGDFTDDRDVLVVTPEGGIIKRTAIYKDETNLQTTLGKIKLTPKGNVIASLNRVSKGLQYDDKSYLDTFTDEELIKNYKSRTWSYNNNLEINEHRLKNDKENIVFTEDLEVSIANYASVNDTEYLFRVNIFNTENEVPKRYRDRNLPLKISTGYKDVDEYEIHLPDTYKLNYTPENKEIVTKFGTYKINFKIIDEQTISYKKEIIIKEGVYPKEDYKDYRSFRRSIAKSENLRIALIKK
- a CDS encoding YceI family protein, giving the protein MKKIILSLVVFASVLTACKGEKKESVKTDEAKVVDVNVGELDNVNTDASVLYWEGTKPTGAHNGIVSLQTGGLLINEGNLVGGEFIIDMSTITNKDLEGTEGAGKLEGHLKAADFFDIETYPTSRFVITNAEKTATGYNVTGNLRIKDVTKSITIPAMVTTEGGVTTFKSETFNINRADFNVKYGSKSFFDDLQDKFIDDLIAMSFEVKTKA
- a CDS encoding ThiF family adenylyltransferase; translated protein: MSWLERTELLVEKEGIEKLQKANILVVGLGGVGSYAAEFIARAGIHKMTIVDGDVFDETNKNRQLPALDSTIGKSKAQVLAARLKDINKDIQLKVIEEFLSPESAYEIVTKEFDFVLDCIDSITPKVNLIVAARRKKVKIISSMGAGGKLDATKIKVADIGKTKNCTMARVLRKRLKERKVDKGVKAVYSEEIQISKSLKVTDGTNFKKSYYGTISFMPAAFGLQAAAHVINFILKK
- a CDS encoding TatD family hydrolase, with product MTFFDVHTHTISSDKNVFSIVNTYPNSTDFSQSFSIGIHPWFISKENLENELLIVEEKLQHKNCFALGECGLDKITKTDFELQKLVFKKQILLSEKYKRPLIIHCVRAFQEIIEFRQSLQPKQIWILHGFNKNEQVAHSFLKNGFVLSVGAAIINNKKLQEVILNISLDSIVLESDDAEVNIQEIYQKIATIKNIEVSALQQKIAQNFKRIFKR